Part of the Verrucomicrobiia bacterium genome is shown below.
GGGCCTATATTCCGGCATGGCGGGCCGGGCAAATAACCCGCTGAAGAGCAGTTATGCCGATCAAATCAACACCACTGATTTCAGAGAAGGTCTTGCACGTTCGCGTGAGCGGGCGGTTGAGCGACGCCGACTATCGCCAGTTTGTTCCTGAAGTCGAGGCGTTGTTGGCAAGGCACGGAAGCCTGCGATTGTTGGTTGAGCTGGCCGACTTTCATGGCTGGGACGCGGGCGCACTGTGGGACGATTTCAAGGTGTATTTGAAACACGGCAACGAAATCGACCGGCTGGCCATCGTGGGCGAAAAGCGGTGGCAGGAA
Proteins encoded:
- a CDS encoding STAS/SEC14 domain-containing protein yields the protein MPIKSTPLISEKVLHVRVSGRLSDADYRQFVPEVEALLARHGSLRLLVELADFHGWDAGALWDDFKVYLKHGNEIDRLAIVGEKRWQEWMTRLARPFLSAEIRYFDHGHESEARRWILEQCVVATAEDKP